CATCCACCGCTTGAGCGGTCGAGTGAAAGACCGTTTCGTCCCGCTGAATTGCGGTGCGATCCCGAAGGAGTTGGTTGAGAGCATCCTCTTCGGTCACGTCAAAGGGGCCTTCACGGGCGCTGTCCGCGATCAGATAGGCAAATTCGATCAGGCGGATGGAGGCACGCTCTTTCTCGATGAGATCGCTGAGTTGCCATCCTCAGCCCAGGCCAAATTACTGCGGGTCCTGCAAGATGGTGTCGTGGAACCGGTCGGGGCGATGAAATCCCATTGTGTCAATGTCCGCGTGATCGCCGCGACCCATCGCAATCTGGGGAAGGCGATCCATGAGCATAACTTCCGCGACGATCTCTATTACCGGATCGCCGTGGGTGTCATAAATCTAACCCCCCTGCGGGAGCGGAGCACCGACATACCAAAAATCGCGTTGACCATTCTCGACGAAATTAATAAGACCCTGCGTCGGCCGCGGCGCTTCTCTTTGGGGGCATTGCAACGTTTTCAGAACCACACCTGGCCCGGGAATGTCAGAGATCTTCGCAATACGATTGAGCGGTCCGTCCGGCTGGCTCCCCATGAAATGCTGGAGGCTGACGATCTCCTGATTCTTGATCCATCCGTCAAGAAGGATCCCTTCTCCGCTCTGCCGGAACCGGGGCCGGATTTCTCGCTTGAGGAATTCCTATCACAGACTCGGAAGCATCTCATACTAAGGGCATTGGAGATCGCTGGTAGAAATCAAAGCCAGGCGGCCAGACTCTTGGACCTGACCCCTCAAGCCGTTCACAAATTTCTGAAGGACAACCCCTCATGAAAGCTGTCATGACCCAGATCCCTGT
This sequence is a window from Candidatus Eisenbacteria bacterium. Protein-coding genes within it:
- a CDS encoding sigma 54-interacting transcriptional regulator, with the protein product MRRTLLTFTGFHDPFTKGLLGDEEQPGPILSLVSARAFDRVILFETPHTIANSATTKSAIEQRNPEIQTEIRTTHLDDPTDYIAILDTLRSHFHEISRENAGDAYFIAVASGTPQMHASWILLAASGEIPAEVLNVRPPRFVTDDRPLVEPVNLYAAAAPLLFRTAGPIKDDTCLSPARPADSKAPSPNQAIEDPSAVLRHMGFVGDHPSMHRAIDIASGLAPSEAPILILGETGTGKELFARFIHRLSGRVKDRFVPLNCGAIPKELVESILFGHVKGAFTGAVRDQIGKFDQADGGTLFLDEIAELPSSAQAKLLRVLQDGVVEPVGAMKSHCVNVRVIAATHRNLGKAIHEHNFRDDLYYRIAVGVINLTPLRERSTDIPKIALTILDEINKTLRRPRRFSLGALQRFQNHTWPGNVRDLRNTIERSVRLAPHEMLEADDLLILDPSVKKDPFSALPEPGPDFSLEEFLSQTRKHLILRALEIAGRNQSQAARLLDLTPQAVHKFLKDNPS